In a genomic window of Oncorhynchus keta strain PuntledgeMale-10-30-2019 chromosome 28, Oket_V2, whole genome shotgun sequence:
- the LOC118372957 gene encoding G-protein coupled receptor 61-like, with product MEPPVDSSTSPWNSSQSSLSGLPGPWLPAFPASLHPNASKVSLPVGTGASRAPLAQSLALCVMLLMDLLAVVGNLAVMAVITKTPQLRKFAFVFHLCLVDLLAALVLMPLGMLPDRVLAHDEALCRSYLCLSVGLVSAAILSISAINVERYYYIVHPMRHEVKMTVGVVVTVLVGIWIKAIVTSAMPLLGWVFQGSQGVGVELGEGLEAPMIPSHPSQRRCSLHWTGGGGTTRLIFMLFFTFVYFLCPVLIILVVYCNMFKVARVAAMQHGPLPTGMDTPGPRPHRSESLSSQSTMAASLGGPGGGPGGPCPPLRTPSQRTFNGGKAAAVLVAVGGQFLCCWLPYFSFHLYAALVSTPPASLASDQMEEVVTWIGYFCFASNPLFYGCLNRQIRTELGRSLACIFKRAGPGDGDQLASREASIEENFLQFLQGTGCNLEPCESQAHSRASRASRPEELEEAGERGPLRDGPCQENTRVQEHTPVDFHIPGQIIEETSEFLEQQHLNLNNDINLADNCCRVHRTLLDSA from the exons atggAGCCTCCTGTTGACAGCTCCACCTCCCCCTGGAACTcttcccagtcctctctctccggACTTCCAG GTCCCTGGCTCCCAGCCTTCCCAGCCTCGCTGCACCCCAATGCCTCTAAAGTGAGTCTTCCCGTGGGCACCGGCGCCAGCAGAGCCCCCCTGGCCCAGTCCCTGGCCCTGTGTGTGATGCTTCTCATGGACCTCTTAGCGGTCGTAGGCAACCTAGCCGTCATGGCTGTCATCACCAAGACGCCGCAGCTGAGGAAGTTCGCCTTCGTGTTCCACCTGTGTCTGGTTGATCTGCTGGCGGCTCTGGTTCTGATGCCTCTGGGCATGCTGCCGGACCGGGTTTTGGCGCACGACGAGGCACTGTGCCGGAGCTACCTCTGTCTTAGCGTGGGTCTGGTCAGTGCCGCCATCTTGTCTATCTCTGCCATCAACGTGGAGAGGTACTATTATATTGTCCACCCCATGCGCCATGAGGTCAAGATGACCGTGGGGGTGGTTGTGACCGTGTTGGTCGGGATCTGGATCAAAGCTATTGTCACGTCAGCAATGCCACTCCTGGGCTGGGTCTTCCAGGGGAGCCAGGGAGTAGGGGTCGAACTCGGAGAGGGACTAGAGGCTCCCATGATCCCGAGTCATCCAAGCCAGAGACGTTGCTCCCTACACTGGACCGGAGGAGGAGGGACCACACGGTTAATATTCATGCTCTTCTTCACCTTTGTCTACTTCCTGTGTCCAGTGCTGATCATCCTTGTTGTGTACTGTAACATGTTTAAAGTAGCCAGGGTTGCAGCCATGCAGCATGGCCCCTTACCTACCGGGATGGACACACCTGGGCCCCGCCCTCACCGCTCCGAGTCCCTCAGCAGCCAATCCACCATGGCTGCCAGCCTGGGAGGCCCCGGAGGTGGCCCTGGGGGCCCATGTCCTCCACTCCGCACCCCCAGTCAGAGGACCTTCAACGGGGGTAAAGCTGCGGCAGTCCTGGTGGCGGTTGGAGGCCAGTTCCTATGCTGCTGGCTGCCTTACTTCTCCTTTCACCTGTACGCCGCCCTGGTCTCCACCCCCCCGGCCTCCCTGGCTTCGGACCAGATGGAGGAAGTCGTGACCTGGATCGGTTACTTCTGCTTCGCCTCTAACCCCTTATTCTACGGCTGTCTGAACCGGCAGATCCGCACGGAGCTGGGCCGAAGCCTGGCCTGTATCTTTAAGCGGGCGGGGCCGGGCGACGGGGATCAGCTGGCCAGCCGAGAGGCCTCCATCGAGGAGAACTTCCTCCAGTTCCTTCAGGGGACAGGGTGCAATCTGGAGCCCTGCGAATCTCAGGCACACAGCAGGGCTAGCAGGGCTAGCAGGccagaggagctggaggaggcgGGGGAGAGGGGCCCTCTTCGAGACGGACCTTGTCAGGAGAACACGCGGGTCCAGGAACACACGCCTGTTGACTTCCACATCCCTGGACAGATTATCGAGGAGACCTCTGAGTTCTTGGAGCAGCAGCATCTGAATCTGAACAATGACATCAACCTAGCAGACAACTGCTGCAGGGTACACAGAACATTGCTGGACAGCGCCTGA